A stretch of Pseudomonas sp. CCC3.1 DNA encodes these proteins:
- the tnpC gene encoding IS66 family transposase yields the protein MTSSPNLEQMTPDQLRALAAQLLSKVDSMGRKIHRDETIIEQLSHEIAILKRHKFAKRSEQISPAQGSLLNDLLNTDLEAIEAELNALRPATASNETRQKPKRTPLPPQFPRTVIRHEPESTWCACGCQLQRIGEDVSEKLDYTPGVFTVEQHVRGKWACRQCETLIQASVPAQVIDKGIPTAGLLAHVMVAKFADHLPLYRQEKIFGRAGLAIPRSTLAQWVGQTGVQLQPLVDALREVVLAQRVVHSDETPVQMLAPGEKKTHRAYVWAYCTTPFSTLKAVVYDFSPSRAGEHARNFLGTWNGKLVCDDFAGYKASFELGTTEIGCMAHARRKFFDLHVANKSQLAEQALHSIGGLYEIERQAKDMNDEDRRRLRQEIAVPIAGKLHEWMLAQRELVPEGSATAKALDYSLKRWVALTRYLDDGAVPIDNNPVENTIRPWALGRSNWLFAGSLRGGKRAAAIMSLIQSVRMNGHDPYAYLKDVLMRLPTQQASEIDQLLPHQWMRA from the coding sequence ATGACTTCGTCGCCCAATCTCGAGCAAATGACACCCGACCAACTGCGCGCACTCGCGGCGCAGTTGCTGTCGAAGGTCGACTCCATGGGCCGAAAGATTCATCGTGACGAGACAATCATCGAACAGCTCTCTCACGAAATCGCCATCCTCAAACGCCACAAGTTCGCCAAGCGCAGCGAACAGATCAGCCCGGCACAAGGCAGCTTGCTGAATGACTTGCTCAACACCGACCTTGAAGCTATCGAGGCAGAACTGAACGCGCTTCGTCCTGCTACGGCGTCAAACGAAACCCGCCAAAAGCCCAAACGCACGCCACTGCCACCGCAGTTTCCTCGTACTGTCATTCGTCACGAGCCAGAGAGCACCTGGTGCGCTTGCGGCTGCCAGCTTCAGCGCATCGGCGAAGACGTCAGCGAGAAGCTGGATTACACACCGGGCGTGTTCACCGTTGAGCAGCATGTACGTGGCAAGTGGGCCTGCCGTCAGTGCGAAACACTGATCCAGGCGTCGGTGCCCGCCCAGGTCATCGACAAGGGCATCCCCACTGCCGGTCTATTGGCTCATGTAATGGTGGCCAAGTTTGCCGACCATCTGCCTCTGTATCGGCAGGAAAAGATTTTTGGCCGTGCAGGCCTGGCGATCCCACGCTCAACACTGGCTCAGTGGGTGGGCCAAACCGGCGTGCAACTCCAGCCGCTGGTGGATGCACTGCGGGAGGTCGTACTCGCCCAGCGAGTCGTGCATTCCGATGAAACGCCCGTGCAGATGCTGGCGCCCGGCGAGAAGAAAACGCACCGAGCGTATGTCTGGGCTTACTGCACCACGCCGTTCTCGACACTGAAAGCCGTGGTCTACGACTTCAGCCCCAGCCGTGCTGGCGAACATGCACGCAACTTCCTTGGCACATGGAACGGCAAGCTGGTCTGCGATGACTTCGCGGGTTACAAGGCCAGCTTCGAGCTGGGCACCACCGAAATTGGCTGCATGGCACACGCCCGGCGCAAGTTCTTTGACCTGCATGTGGCAAACAAAAGCCAACTGGCTGAACAGGCACTTCACTCAATCGGCGGCCTGTACGAGATCGAGCGGCAAGCCAAAGACATGAACGATGAAGACCGCAGGCGATTACGTCAGGAAATAGCGGTGCCCATTGCAGGAAAGTTGCATGAGTGGATGCTGGCTCAGCGTGAGCTTGTACCAGAAGGCTCGGCGACGGCCAAGGCCTTAGATTACAGCCTGAAACGCTGGGTAGCGCTGACGCGTTACCTAGATGATGGTGCTGTGCCCATCGACAATAACCCGGTCGAAAACACGATCAGGCCATGGGCGCTTGGGCGTTCCAATTGGCTGTTCGCCGGATCTCTGCGCGGCGGCAAACGGGCGGCAGCAATCATGAGCCTCATCCAGTCGGTACGCATGAACGGGCATGATCCATATGCTTATCTCAAGGATGTGCTGATGCGGTTGCCAACGCAGCAGGCCAGTGAGATCGACCAACTGTTGCCGCATCAGTGGATGCGCGCTTAA
- a CDS encoding DEAD/DEAH box helicase encodes MARHLGHFSITQMPMELARISNRLEDYYISLVGELFEAARGTDTSSADWAQLGNAFLQFSKELPSVQLVQLGIAQDEAALFAAAAFYFGDFPASACLAMRQSAIPDSPQSLRAACYDFLARPLQLRSAAAHALQEHLRTGNLVALASDVEAAVQVEKDALLEGPDAWVAAALLSKLLTRFHASNVRAVLPQGANPFWTPLVNSFLDRKPSTWEFFPSQIQAIQGGLLENNQSYALQMPTGAGKTTLCETLLYWHLNLNPQHVAIMVVPYRSLASELRSSLVRRLNAMGLPSRCAYGGTVPSRDEMHGLDQIRALVATPESLSGVLSADPSFAQRVSLVICDEGHLLDSSGRGIGLELLLARMKARVINPIRFVFMSAIVPNIEEINAWLGGNEQTVIRSTYRPAIAEFAVLRSQGAGASKSVRLDMHPHEPDQRQYGIYGFLDRSHFQYINPATGRNKTYTFNSVKTLAIAAARKVLTMGTTAVFAANKRGSQGAIGLAEELIAQLSFPLSLPNPIAFANLEKLESRINYLETEFGSSWIGARSVRNGAVLHHGDIPQETREVLEELLRERHIHLVVCTSTLAEGVNLPIRSLVLYSVQRRQGKGKPVDMLARDIKNLVGRAGRAGANTKGLVICANADQWGLVEPVATAGPGETLRGALRTLIRNLENHLSIHNIVLTNEFLEANAVIHPLVDGVDSTLLELIGEELGDNDFVRLATDLASHTFAAHQQPPGSAGTLRSVFELRAVRLLSLRAQGKLAWIKETGTKVRLLASVEQLLLPALADWSAPMDPSSDDLRTTILEWAWQDQELQSDVKSAFRLDENQHPVTVKPKFFEIVRLWMAGASFYGIAESTQLKVDDLLAVHSRATSYSLESIVEQGITLLSRILLERGIVIHEGVTAFTEHLKFGVPSREGKLFATAGVRHRRAYVMLGDVHKRDGTVVNPSNAKATALRAMNAFPEQWHAVLGDLVYNNTLVDLGNL; translated from the coding sequence ATGGCTCGTCATCTTGGTCATTTCTCGATAACACAGATGCCGATGGAGCTCGCACGCATCAGCAATCGGCTTGAGGATTACTACATATCTCTGGTTGGTGAACTTTTCGAGGCGGCTCGCGGAACAGACACTTCTAGCGCTGACTGGGCTCAGCTAGGAAATGCTTTCCTTCAGTTCTCAAAAGAATTGCCATCGGTGCAATTGGTACAGCTGGGAATCGCCCAAGACGAGGCAGCCCTGTTCGCAGCTGCAGCATTCTATTTCGGAGATTTCCCGGCTTCCGCCTGCCTCGCAATGCGCCAATCGGCCATCCCTGACTCGCCTCAGAGCTTGAGAGCTGCTTGCTACGACTTTTTGGCACGTCCACTGCAGCTGCGATCTGCGGCAGCACATGCACTGCAGGAACACTTAAGAACCGGTAATTTGGTGGCCCTTGCCAGTGATGTCGAGGCGGCCGTTCAGGTCGAAAAAGATGCTCTGCTGGAAGGGCCAGACGCTTGGGTTGCCGCTGCATTGCTCAGTAAACTCCTTACTCGATTCCATGCATCAAATGTCCGTGCGGTGTTACCCCAAGGCGCGAATCCATTCTGGACACCACTGGTCAACTCCTTCCTTGATCGCAAGCCATCGACTTGGGAGTTTTTCCCGTCGCAGATACAAGCCATCCAGGGTGGATTGCTCGAAAACAACCAAAGCTATGCTTTGCAGATGCCCACCGGCGCGGGCAAAACAACGCTGTGCGAAACCTTGCTTTACTGGCACCTCAACTTGAATCCGCAACATGTCGCAATCATGGTTGTGCCTTATCGCTCGCTGGCATCTGAGCTAAGAAGCTCACTTGTCCGCAGACTCAACGCAATGGGTTTACCGTCTCGCTGCGCTTATGGTGGCACCGTCCCTTCGCGGGACGAGATGCACGGGTTGGATCAAATACGCGCATTGGTCGCCACTCCCGAATCATTGTCCGGAGTTCTCAGCGCTGACCCATCGTTCGCCCAACGTGTATCGCTGGTGATCTGTGATGAAGGGCATCTTCTGGATAGCTCAGGTCGTGGCATTGGGCTCGAATTACTTCTCGCACGAATGAAAGCACGCGTCATCAATCCGATCCGCTTCGTGTTCATGTCAGCGATCGTTCCCAACATCGAAGAAATTAACGCGTGGCTGGGGGGGAACGAACAGACGGTTATCAGAAGCACCTATCGACCCGCGATTGCCGAATTTGCAGTGTTGCGCTCTCAGGGGGCAGGCGCGTCAAAATCAGTTCGTCTCGACATGCACCCTCATGAGCCCGATCAGCGCCAATATGGTATTTACGGTTTTCTGGATCGAAGCCATTTTCAGTACATAAACCCCGCCACAGGCCGGAACAAAACCTACACGTTCAACTCAGTTAAGACGCTTGCGATTGCAGCGGCCCGCAAGGTCTTAACGATGGGAACCACTGCGGTTTTTGCAGCGAATAAAAGAGGGAGTCAAGGGGCGATAGGATTAGCTGAGGAGCTAATCGCCCAGTTATCTTTTCCGCTTTCACTGCCCAATCCGATCGCTTTTGCAAACCTGGAAAAACTGGAAAGTCGAATCAATTATCTAGAGACTGAATTTGGCTCGTCTTGGATCGGGGCACGCTCTGTAAGAAATGGAGCAGTCCTTCACCATGGCGACATTCCCCAAGAGACCCGCGAGGTACTCGAGGAGTTGCTGCGCGAGCGCCATATCCACCTTGTTGTTTGCACAAGTACACTTGCTGAAGGTGTAAACCTACCTATCCGATCCTTGGTGCTGTATTCGGTGCAGCGGCGTCAAGGCAAGGGCAAGCCGGTAGATATGCTCGCAAGGGATATCAAAAACCTTGTAGGTCGCGCTGGACGCGCAGGTGCCAACACCAAAGGGCTGGTCATCTGCGCCAATGCAGACCAATGGGGCTTAGTTGAGCCCGTGGCGACAGCTGGCCCAGGCGAGACTCTGAGGGGCGCATTGCGCACACTGATCCGGAATCTGGAAAATCACTTATCAATCCACAATATTGTCCTTACCAATGAGTTCTTAGAGGCCAATGCCGTTATTCATCCTCTTGTGGACGGAGTGGATTCGACGCTGTTGGAGCTTATTGGGGAAGAGCTTGGGGACAACGATTTCGTCAGGCTGGCCACGGATCTGGCCTCACACACATTCGCGGCGCATCAGCAGCCACCCGGATCTGCCGGCACCTTGAGATCTGTGTTCGAACTCCGAGCTGTACGTCTGCTGTCTTTACGTGCGCAGGGCAAGCTCGCGTGGATCAAAGAGACGGGTACCAAGGTTCGGCTGCTCGCATCTGTAGAACAACTATTGCTTCCAGCCCTGGCGGATTGGTCAGCGCCAATGGATCCCTCCTCAGATGATCTTCGAACCACGATTCTTGAATGGGCATGGCAGGATCAAGAGCTGCAGAGTGATGTGAAGTCCGCGTTCCGGCTTGATGAAAATCAGCACCCCGTGACGGTAAAACCTAAGTTTTTTGAAATCGTGCGTCTGTGGATGGCGGGGGCATCGTTTTACGGAATCGCTGAATCAACGCAGTTGAAAGTCGATGACCTGTTGGCGGTTCACTCGCGCGCGACATCATATTCGCTGGAGAGCATCGTAGAACAAGGCATCACCCTCCTCTCTCGTATTTTGCTGGAGCGTGGAATCGTCATTCATGAAGGGGTGACGGCATTTACCGAACACCTTAAGTTTGGTGTGCCTTCCCGTGAGGGGAAGCTTTTCGCGACCGCGGGTGTAAGACACCGCAGAGCCTACGTCATGTTAGGTGATGTCCATAAGCGTGATGGCACCGTCGTTAATCCGTCAAACGCCAAAGCAACAGCCCTCAGAGCCATGAACGCTTTTCCAGAGCAGTGGCATGCCGTGTTGGGCGACCTGGTCTACAACAACACACTCGTCGACCTCGGCAATCTGTGA
- a CDS encoding Hachiman antiphage defense system protein HamA, with protein MDDLLFDFGNAVPWFPHSQEDPYVLVRMSAAHVALLQATLAEPLRRCYITDDLLHRSAARTGLSLAEVLSSKLPDAGSTMAGDFGEVLGYFYQSAKEHPAEAIGPKKWRLKQDRTKPAPKSDVIHFLMPDHPNASANDVILCSEVKLKSTSALSNPIATAIKDCETDRVSRLAKTLVWLRERSITEDLGDVNIPLLNRFINAVDAPSATKRYRAVAVICESLLTAELATAPTTASDDFTLVVISVPDLHATYNAAFQAARASVI; from the coding sequence ATGGATGATCTCCTGTTCGACTTTGGCAATGCCGTGCCTTGGTTTCCGCACAGCCAAGAAGATCCCTACGTTCTAGTTCGGATGAGTGCCGCGCATGTCGCGCTCCTGCAAGCGACGCTTGCCGAGCCATTGCGTCGTTGCTACATCACTGATGACCTACTCCACCGTTCCGCCGCGCGCACCGGACTGTCGCTTGCTGAAGTTCTCTCCAGCAAGCTTCCGGACGCAGGATCAACCATGGCTGGCGATTTTGGTGAGGTGCTAGGTTATTTCTATCAGTCAGCCAAGGAGCATCCGGCCGAAGCGATAGGCCCCAAGAAATGGCGGCTCAAACAGGATAGGACTAAACCGGCCCCCAAATCGGATGTCATCCATTTCCTGATGCCCGATCACCCCAATGCGAGCGCGAACGATGTCATCCTGTGCTCCGAGGTTAAGCTCAAATCCACTTCTGCTCTGTCAAATCCCATAGCCACCGCAATCAAGGACTGTGAAACGGATCGGGTAAGCCGGCTTGCCAAGACCTTGGTTTGGCTGCGCGAACGATCCATTACTGAAGATCTTGGTGATGTGAATATTCCGCTGTTGAACCGCTTTATAAATGCGGTTGACGCTCCATCTGCGACCAAGCGCTACCGCGCCGTTGCCGTCATCTGTGAAAGCTTGCTCACCGCAGAACTCGCGACTGCACCCACTACAGCAAGTGACGATTTCACCCTAGTCGTTATCTCCGTTCCAGACCTACACGCCACCTATAACGCCGCGTTCCAAGCTGCACGCGCTTCGGTGATTTGA
- a CDS encoding aldo/keto reductase, whose product MKYIKLGTTGLDVSNLCLGCMTFGDPDAGTHPWTLGEDQSRPIIKHAVEQGINFFDTANSYSAGTSETIVGKLLKEFTRRDEVVIATKVFYPANMWEGSTRPNEKGLSRKAIMANIDASLTRLGTDYVDLYQIHRWDYDTPIEETMEALHDIVRAGKARYIGASSMYAWQFSKAQHTAQVHGWSKFVSMQNFVNLLYREEEREMIPLCLDQGVGLMPWSPLARGRLTRPHGQQTERTKTDISGQSFFQATEIEDGRVISVVEQIAKERGVPMAQVALAWVLGKKGVSAPIVGASKPAQLDDAIAALDLVLSEEEIARLEQPYVPHAVTGFS is encoded by the coding sequence ATGAAGTACATCAAACTGGGCACAACTGGACTGGACGTTTCGAACCTGTGTCTCGGGTGTATGACTTTTGGCGATCCGGATGCTGGTACTCATCCATGGACGCTTGGAGAAGACCAGAGCCGGCCCATCATCAAGCACGCGGTTGAGCAAGGCATCAATTTCTTCGACACCGCCAACAGCTATTCCGCTGGCACCTCAGAGACCATTGTAGGCAAGCTTCTCAAAGAGTTTACCCGCCGGGACGAAGTCGTCATCGCAACGAAAGTCTTCTACCCAGCAAACATGTGGGAAGGCTCTACAAGGCCCAACGAGAAGGGGTTGTCCCGAAAAGCCATCATGGCCAATATCGACGCCAGCCTGACACGACTAGGGACAGATTACGTAGACCTTTACCAGATCCACCGATGGGATTACGACACTCCGATCGAGGAAACCATGGAGGCCCTGCACGACATCGTGAGGGCCGGTAAAGCTCGTTACATTGGCGCGTCATCCATGTACGCCTGGCAGTTCTCCAAAGCCCAACACACCGCTCAAGTGCACGGCTGGAGCAAGTTCGTGTCGATGCAAAACTTCGTCAATCTGCTCTACCGCGAAGAAGAGCGAGAGATGATTCCGCTGTGCCTTGATCAAGGGGTAGGCCTGATGCCTTGGAGCCCACTGGCGCGAGGCCGCCTTACGCGACCTCATGGTCAGCAAACCGAACGCACTAAAACCGACATTTCCGGCCAGTCATTCTTCCAAGCAACCGAGATTGAGGACGGTCGGGTTATCTCAGTTGTTGAGCAGATCGCTAAAGAGAGAGGCGTGCCCATGGCTCAGGTAGCGCTGGCCTGGGTGCTCGGGAAGAAAGGAGTATCGGCACCCATCGTTGGCGCGTCGAAGCCTGCGCAACTGGACGATGCCATTGCGGCACTCGATCTCGTGCTAAGCGAGGAAGAGATCGCCCGCTTGGAGCAGCCCTACGTCCCTCACGCAGTAACTGGGTTTTCCTGA
- the tnpB gene encoding IS66 family insertion sequence element accessory protein TnpB (TnpB, as the term is used for proteins encoded by IS66 family insertion elements, is considered an accessory protein, since TnpC, encoded by a neighboring gene, is a DDE family transposase.) codes for MIRIDAIWLATEPMDMRAGTETALSRVVAVFGAAKPHCAYLFANRRANRMKVLVHDGVGIWLAARRLNQGKFHWPGTHRGQEVELDAEQLQALVLGLRWQRVGANGVITVI; via the coding sequence ATGATACGCATCGACGCCATCTGGCTCGCCACCGAGCCCATGGACATGCGCGCTGGCACCGAAACTGCGCTGTCCCGCGTGGTGGCGGTGTTCGGTGCGGCGAAGCCGCACTGCGCTTATCTGTTCGCCAATCGCCGAGCCAACCGGATGAAGGTGCTGGTGCACGATGGCGTGGGCATTTGGCTTGCCGCAAGGCGCTTGAACCAAGGCAAGTTTCACTGGCCTGGCACTCATCGCGGCCAGGAAGTTGAACTCGACGCTGAACAACTGCAAGCGCTGGTGCTCGGTTTACGATGGCAGCGTGTTGGTGCGAACGGCGTCATTACAGTGATTTAG
- the tnpA gene encoding IS66-like element accessory protein TnpA, producing the protein MRQRTSYPKPFKAQVVQECLNPDVSIASVALRHGINANLVRKWIPIYRDQQASVLPAFIPLKLEAAAIPVRQAVARIDIPSGQQTLTVKWPICDPEGCARFIRSLSQ; encoded by the coding sequence ATGCGACAGCGCACTTCTTATCCCAAACCCTTCAAGGCCCAGGTTGTCCAAGAATGCTTGAACCCTGACGTATCAATTGCCAGCGTAGCTCTGCGACACGGCATCAACGCCAATCTGGTTCGAAAGTGGATTCCCATCTATCGCGACCAACAAGCGTCTGTCTTACCTGCATTTATACCGTTGAAGCTTGAGGCCGCAGCGATACCGGTTCGACAGGCTGTAGCCCGCATCGATATTCCCTCCGGACAACAAACACTCACTGTGAAGTGGCCGATCTGCGACCCAGAAGGCTGCGCACGTTTCATTCGCAGCCTCTCGCAATGA
- a CDS encoding RNA-directed DNA polymerase, giving the protein MLLTEDALEFARRHIGAYYDTDFFPKPFEFLAVWHCWDEVKAYLLATPLKDVLSSQPRVLPWHKARGGCRVVHQLEPLDALIYTALVSLVAEKVERARMGPEVSCAYRIEVSSNSFFSRGSGFDTYRENCERLASQHSYVLSTDISDFYNQIYLHRIRNGLEEIGAGPALAKEIESFLMRLNIKSSQGLPVGPAASIILAEAALIDVDQFIAHRGLEHVRYVDDYRIFSDDEAELKAILEDLVVYLHQQHRLGLVSEKTKIQDSATFLHVELRNAYQLEKLDLMRSIEAGNQYGEYHDEEAEQDEDEGDDQDDDDGSSLGERLSEALMRAKESGAIDLGVMRAIIRRAKNARDYTIAPLLTEDLEFYLPVINDVALYFDVLSPADHFVLAPALTHACRQGHLESQSAKVWMGWYLARHVRANTPVLKQYVQRCGTAIATAAELSRGNRAWSKEAKQRVSGTASWDRRALILALRGLSDDERKVSLQLLKNSVSLTKLDGWVCKWVQDGAPGF; this is encoded by the coding sequence ATGCTGCTCACGGAAGACGCGCTTGAATTCGCCCGCCGGCACATCGGTGCCTACTACGACACCGACTTCTTCCCGAAGCCCTTCGAGTTTCTGGCTGTCTGGCACTGTTGGGATGAGGTCAAAGCCTACCTGCTCGCAACGCCTCTGAAAGATGTTTTGAGCAGTCAGCCCCGCGTCTTGCCGTGGCACAAGGCCCGGGGAGGCTGCCGAGTCGTCCATCAACTTGAGCCACTCGACGCGTTGATCTACACCGCCCTGGTTTCCCTGGTGGCCGAAAAGGTCGAGCGGGCGCGCATGGGGCCGGAGGTGTCCTGCGCCTACCGTATCGAGGTCAGTTCCAACAGTTTCTTCTCTCGAGGTTCGGGCTTTGACACCTATCGTGAAAACTGTGAGCGGCTCGCCAGCCAACATAGCTATGTGCTGTCCACGGACATCAGCGATTTTTACAACCAGATTTACCTGCACCGCATCCGCAATGGACTGGAGGAAATCGGCGCCGGCCCTGCCCTGGCCAAGGAAATCGAGTCGTTCCTGATGCGGCTCAATATCAAGTCCTCCCAAGGTCTGCCTGTTGGCCCTGCGGCCTCGATCATCCTGGCAGAGGCGGCGTTGATAGACGTCGATCAGTTCATTGCACACAGGGGACTGGAGCATGTTCGTTACGTGGATGATTACCGGATATTCAGCGACGACGAGGCTGAGCTGAAGGCCATCCTGGAAGACCTGGTGGTGTACCTGCACCAGCAGCACAGGCTTGGCTTGGTCTCAGAAAAGACCAAGATTCAGGACTCAGCGACCTTTCTCCATGTGGAGCTGAGAAACGCCTACCAGCTGGAAAAGCTTGACCTGATGCGCAGCATTGAGGCCGGCAATCAGTACGGTGAGTACCATGACGAAGAGGCAGAACAAGATGAGGATGAGGGCGATGATCAGGATGACGACGATGGCTCCAGCCTTGGGGAACGCCTCTCTGAAGCCCTCATGCGTGCTAAAGAATCAGGTGCGATCGACCTGGGAGTGATGCGAGCCATCATCAGACGGGCGAAGAATGCCCGGGACTATACGATTGCCCCTCTCCTGACTGAAGATCTCGAGTTCTACCTGCCGGTGATCAATGACGTAGCGCTCTATTTCGATGTCTTATCCCCTGCTGATCATTTTGTGCTGGCGCCAGCTCTTACCCATGCCTGTCGTCAGGGCCATCTGGAGAGTCAAAGCGCGAAGGTTTGGATGGGCTGGTACCTTGCAAGGCATGTAAGGGCGAACACGCCAGTGTTGAAGCAGTACGTCCAACGGTGCGGCACCGCCATCGCAACTGCGGCCGAGCTTTCCAGAGGAAACCGTGCGTGGTCAAAGGAGGCAAAGCAGCGGGTATCGGGTACAGCTTCGTGGGATCGTCGGGCCCTGATTCTAGCGCTCAGAGGACTGTCTGACGATGAGCGCAAGGTGAGCCTGCAGTTGCTGAAGAACAGTGTGTCCTTGACCAAGCTGGATGGCTGGGTCTGCAAATGGGTTCAAGACGGCGCACCGGGGTTCTGA